A stretch of Prionailurus bengalensis isolate Pbe53 chromosome E4, Fcat_Pben_1.1_paternal_pri, whole genome shotgun sequence DNA encodes these proteins:
- the PRG4 gene encoding proteoglycan 4 isoform X3 — protein sequence MVRFRYLETDMEWKILPMYLLLLSVFLIQQVSSQDLPSCAGRCGEGYSRDATCNCDYNCQHYMECCPDFKKVCTVELSCKGRCFESFARGRECDCDSECKKYGKCCSDYENFCGKVKDNKKEKTPKKKPNPEPPVVDEDGSGLDNGDVKLTTTPDIPTTQRNKVTTPPKITTVKPTNPKPSLPPNSDTPKETSSTSEETAVETKETPITNKQTSNREKEKTTSPKEKQSAEKIPAKDFIPTSKAPSTSTPKAETTTKSPAPTTTKKPVPTTPKKPAPTTKEPAPTAPKKPVPTTKEPAPTTPKKPAPTTKEPASTTPKKPAPTTKEPAPTTPKKSAPTTKEPAPTTPKKPAPTTKEPAPTTPKKPAPTTKEPAPSTPKKPAPTTKEPAPTTPKKPAPTTKEPASTTPKKPAPTTKEPTPTTPKKPAPTTKEPAPTTPKKPAPTTKEPTPTKESAPMAPTEPAPTTPKKSAPTTPKEPASTTTKEPPPTAPTEPALTTPKEPTPTAPKEAAPTTPNKPASITTKEPAPTAPKEPAPTTPKEPAPTAPKEAAPTTPNKPAPTTTKEPVPTAPKEPAPTTPKEPAPMAPTEPAPTTPKEPVPTAPKEPAPSIPKEPAPMAPTEPAPTTPKEPAPTAPKEPAPSIPKEPAPTAPKEPAPTAPKEPAPTAPKEPAPSIPKEPAPTAPKEPAPSIPKEPAPTAPKEPAPSIPKEPAPTAPKEPAPSIPKEPAPTAPKEPAPSIPKEPAPTAPKEPAPSIPKEPAPTVPKETAPTTTKEPIPKLLREPTPASLETPAPTNSEGSTTTTMEPPTTPENPAESTPEFPKEPTPKALENSPKEPVIPVTEAPGVTTPEITTTAKDKTTEKDIHMTPGIMVAVPTSTPTEEKTTDSKTRTTTQVTSATSSKNTPQATTLAPKVMTTTKKATTSEETMNKPEETTAAPKDRANPKVSTPKSQKPTKAPKKPTSTKKPNTIPKGRKPKTTPTPPRMTTSTVPKLHPTSSTKAILQTTTSPNQTPNSEIVEVNPNKDGDAAGEKPHVILRPPVLTPIFIPGTDILVRGSNQDIAINSMLSDETNLCNGKPVDGLTALRNGTLVAFRGHYFWMLSPFSPPSPARKITEVWGIPSPIDTVFTRCNCEGKTFFFKDSQYWRFTNDIKDAGYPKQIVKGFGGLNGKIVAALSIAKYKERPESVYFFKRGGGIQQYIYKQEPVRKCTGRRPAINYSVYGETTQVRRRRFERAIGPSQTHTIRIRYSPIRVSYQDKGFLHNEVKMSLYWRGFPNVVTSAIALPNTRKPDGYDYYAFSKDQYYNIDEPSRTARVITTRSGRTLSNVWYNCP from the exons ATGG tgagGTTTCGGTACCTGGAAACAGACATGGAGTGGAAAATACTTCCCATGTACTTGCtgctgctttctgttttcttgattcaGCAAGTTTCTTCTCAAG ATTTACCAAGCTGTGCAGGGAGATGTGGGGAAGGGTATTCTAGAGATGCCACCTGCAACTGTGATTATAACTGTCAACACTACATGGAGTGCTGCCCTGATTTCAAGAAAGTCTGCACTGTGG AGCTTTCCTGTAAAGGCCGCTGCTTTGAGTCCTTTgcaagagggagggagtgtgACTGCGACTCAGAATGTAAGAAGTATGGCAAGTGCTGTTCCGATTATGAGAATTTTTGTGGAAAAG taaaagataacaagaaggaaaaaactcCTAAAAAGAAACCTAACCCTGAACCACCAGTTGTAGATGAAGATGGAAGTGGACTGGACAATGGTGACGTCAAGCTCACCACGACTCCTGACATTCCTACCACCCAACGCAATAAAGTTACCACACCTCCCAAGATTACAACAGTCAAACCGACAAATCCAAAACCCAGTCTTCCACCTAATTCTGATACACCCAAAGAGACATCTTCAACGAGTGAGGAGACAGCAGTTGAAACTAAAGAGACTCCTATAACGAATAAACAGACttcaaatagagaaaaagagaagactacTTCACCTAAAGAGAAACAAAGTGCAGAGAAAATACCTGCTAAAGATTTTATACCCACATCCAAAGCTCCTAGTACATCTACACCAAAAGCTGAAACTACAACCAAATCTCCTGCTCCCACGACCACCAAGAAACCTGTTCCCACTACCCCCAAGAAGCCTGCACCCACCACCAAAGAGCCTGCACCCACCGCCCCCAAGAAGCCTGTACCCACCACCAAAGAGCCTGCACCCACCACCCCCAAGAAGCCTGCACCCACCACCAAAGAGCCTGCATCCACCACCCCCAAGAAGCCTGCACCCACGACCAAAGAACCTGCACCCACCACCCCCAAGAAGTCTGCACCCACGACCAAAGAGCCTGCACCCACTACCCCCAAGAAGCCTGCACCCACGACCAAAGAGCCTGCACCCACCACTCCCAAGAAGCCTGCACCCACGACCAAAGAGCCTGCACCCTCCACCCCCAAGAAGCCTGCACCCACCACCAAAGAGCCTGCACCCACCACCCCCAAGAAGCCTGCACCCACGACCAAAGAGCCTGCATCCACCACCCCCAAGAAGCCTGCACCCACGACCAAAGAGCCTACACCCACCACCCCCAAGAAGCCTGCACCCACGACCAAAGAGCCTGCACCCACTACCCCCAAGAAGCCTGCACCCACCACCAAAGAGCCTACACCTACCAAGGAGTCTGCACCAATGGCCCCCACGGAGCCTGCACCCACCACCCCCAAGAAGTCTGCTCCCACCACTCCTAAGGAGCCTGCATCCACTACCACCAAAGAACCTCCACCCACAGCCCCCACGGAGCCTGCACTCACCACTCCAAAGGAGCCTACACCCACTGCCCCCAAGGAGGCTGCACCCACCACCCCCAACAAGCCTGCTTCTATTACCACCAAGGAACCTGCACCCACAGCCCCCAAGGAGCCTGCACCTACCACCCCCAAGGAACCTGCACCCACGGCCCCCAAGGAGGCTGCACCCACCACCCCCAACAAGCCTGCTCCTACTACCACCAAGGAACCTGTACCCACGGCCCCCAAGGAGCCTGCACCTACCACCCCCAAGGAACCTGCACCCATGGCCCCCACAGAGCCTGCACCCACCACTCCCAAGGAGCCTGTACCCACAGCCCCCAAGGAACCTGCTCCCAGCATTCCCAAGGAGCCTGCACCCATGGCCCCCACAGAGCCTGCACCCACCACTCCCAAGGAGCCTGCACCCACAGCCCCCAAGGAACCTGCTCCCAGCATTCCCAAGGAGCCTGCACCCACCGCTCCCAAGGAGCCTGCACCCACCGCCCCCAAGGAGCCTGCACCCACGGCCCCCAAAGAACCTGCTCCCAGCATTCCCAAGGAGCCTGCACCCACGGCCCCCAAAGAACCTGCTCCCAGCATTCCCAAGGAGCCTGCACCCACGGCCCCCAAAGAACCTGCTCCCAGCATTCCCAAGGAGCCTGCACCCACGGCCCCCAAAGAACCTGCTCCCAGCATTCCCAAGGAGCCTGCACCCACGGCCCCCAAAGAACCTGCTCCCAGCATTCCCAAGGAGCCTGCACCCACGGCCCCCAAAGAACCTGCTCCCAGCATTCCCAAGGAGCCTGCACCCACGGTCCCCAAGGAGACtgctcccaccaccaccaaggagCCCATCCCCAAACTTCTCAGGGAGCCCACTCCAGCTTCTCTTGAGACACCTGCTCCAACCAACTCAGAGGGCTCTACTACAACCACCATGGAGCCTCCCACTACTCCCGAAAACCCTGCTGAATCAACTCCTGAGTTTCCCAAAGAACCCACACCAAAGGCTCTTGAAAACAGTCCCAAAGAACCTGTTATACCTGTAACTGAGGCTCCTGGAGTGACCACACCTGAAATCACTACAACAGCTAaagacaaaacaacagaaaaagacatACACATGACACCTGGAATTATGGTCGCTGTACCTACATCAACTCCGACAGAAGAAAAGACCACTGATTCCAAAACAAGAACAACCACACAAGTAACATCAGCCACATCGTCCAAAAATACTCCTCAAGCCACAACTCTTGCACCCAAAGTAATGACTACAACAAAAAAGGCAACTACATCTGAAGAGACTATGAATAAACCTGAAGAAACCACAGCTGCGCCAAAAGACAGAGCTAATCCTAAAGTGTCAACTCCTAAATCCCAAAAGCCAACCAAAGCACCAAAAAAGCCCACTTCTACCAAAAAGCCAAACACGATACCTAAAGGGAGAAAACCAAAGACTACACCAACTCCCCCAAGGATGACTACATCGACAGTGCCCAAATTACACCCCACCTCTTCCACAAAAGCCATTCTCCAAACTACCACCAGCCCCAACCAAACACCTAACTCAGAAATAGTTGAAGTAAATCCAAATAAGGATGGAGATGCTGCAGGAGAAAAACCTCACGTGATCCTCAGGCCCCCTGTGTTAACTCCTATATTTATCCCAGGCACGGATATCTTAGTGAGAGGATCCAATCAAGACATTGCCATCAACTCCATGCTTTCAG atgaGACTAATTTATGCAACGGTAAGCCAGTAGATGGGCTGACTGCTTTGCGCAATGGAACATTAGTTGCATTTCGAG GTCATTATTTCTGGATGCTAAGTCCATTCAGTCCACCATCTCCAGCTCGTAAAATTACTGAAGTTTGGGGTATTCCCTCCCCCATTGATACTGTTTTTACTAGGTGCAACTGTGAAGGAAAAACTTTCTTCTTTAAg GATTCTCAGTACTGGCGTTTCACCAATGACATAAAAGATGCAGGGTATCCCAAACAAATTGTAAAAGGATTTGGAGGACTAAATGGAAAAATAGTGGCAGCTCTCTCCATAGCTAAATACAAGGAAAGACCTGaatctgtgtattttttcaaGAGAG GTGGCGGCATTCAGCAGTATATTTATAAACAGGAACCTGTCAGAAAGTGCACTGGTAGAAGGCCTGCTATCAATTATTCAGTGTATGGAGAAACAACACAGGTTAGGAGACGTCGCTTCGAACGCGCCATAGGACCTTCTCAAACACACACCATCAGAATTCGCTATTCACCCATCAGAGTCTCTTATCAAGACAAAG GTTTCCTCcataatgaagttaaaatgagtTTATACTGGAGAGGATTTCCAAATGTGGTTACTTCAGCTATAGCACTGCCCAACACCAGAAAACCTGATGGCTATGATTATTATGCCTTTTCTAAAG atCAATACTATAACATCGATGAACCAAGTAGAACAGCAAGAGTCATTACTACTCGTTCTGGGCGGACCTTGTCCAATGTCTGGTACAACTGTCCTTAG
- the PRG4 gene encoding proteoglycan 4 isoform X4, giving the protein MVRFRYLETDMEWKILPMYLLLLSVFLIQQVSSQELSCKGRCFESFARGRECDCDSECKKYGKCCSDYENFCGKVKDNKKEKTPKKKPNPEPPVVDEDGSGLDNGDVKLTTTPDIPTTQRNKVTTPPKITTVKPTNPKPSLPPNSDTPKETSSTSEETAVETKETPITNKQTSNREKEKTTSPKEKQSAEKIPAKDFIPTSKAPSTSTPKAETTTKSPAPTTTKKPVPTTPKKPAPTTKEPAPTAPKKPVPTTKEPAPTTPKKPAPTTKEPASTTPKKPAPTTKEPAPTTPKKSAPTTKEPAPTTPKKPAPTTKEPAPTTPKKPAPTTKEPAPSTPKKPAPTTKEPAPTTPKKPAPTTKEPASTTPKKPAPTTKEPTPTTPKKPAPTTKEPAPTTPKKPAPTTKEPTPTKESAPMAPTEPAPTTPKKSAPTTPKEPASTTTKEPPPTAPTEPALTTPKEPTPTAPKEAAPTTPNKPASITTKEPAPTAPKEPAPTTPKEPAPTAPKEAAPTTPNKPAPTTTKEPVPTAPKEPAPTTPKEPAPMAPTEPAPTTPKEPVPTAPKEPAPSIPKEPAPMAPTEPAPTTPKEPAPTAPKEPAPSIPKEPAPTAPKEPAPTAPKEPAPTAPKEPAPSIPKEPAPTAPKEPAPSIPKEPAPTAPKEPAPSIPKEPAPTAPKEPAPSIPKEPAPTAPKEPAPSIPKEPAPTAPKEPAPSIPKEPAPTVPKETAPTTTKEPIPKLLREPTPASLETPAPTNSEGSTTTTMEPPTTPENPAESTPEFPKEPTPKALENSPKEPVIPVTEAPGVTTPEITTTAKDKTTEKDIHMTPGIMVAVPTSTPTEEKTTDSKTRTTTQVTSATSSKNTPQATTLAPKVMTTTKKATTSEETMNKPEETTAAPKDRANPKVSTPKSQKPTKAPKKPTSTKKPNTIPKGRKPKTTPTPPRMTTSTVPKLHPTSSTKAILQTTTSPNQTPNSEIVEVNPNKDGDAAGEKPHVILRPPVLTPIFIPGTDILVRGSNQDIAINSMLSDETNLCNGKPVDGLTALRNGTLVAFRGHYFWMLSPFSPPSPARKITEVWGIPSPIDTVFTRCNCEGKTFFFKDSQYWRFTNDIKDAGYPKQIVKGFGGLNGKIVAALSIAKYKERPESVYFFKRGGGIQQYIYKQEPVRKCTGRRPAINYSVYGETTQVRRRRFERAIGPSQTHTIRIRYSPIRVSYQDKGFLHNEVKMSLYWRGFPNVVTSAIALPNTRKPDGYDYYAFSKDQYYNIDEPSRTARVITTRSGRTLSNVWYNCP; this is encoded by the exons ATGG tgagGTTTCGGTACCTGGAAACAGACATGGAGTGGAAAATACTTCCCATGTACTTGCtgctgctttctgttttcttgattcaGCAAGTTTCTTCTCAAG AGCTTTCCTGTAAAGGCCGCTGCTTTGAGTCCTTTgcaagagggagggagtgtgACTGCGACTCAGAATGTAAGAAGTATGGCAAGTGCTGTTCCGATTATGAGAATTTTTGTGGAAAAG taaaagataacaagaaggaaaaaactcCTAAAAAGAAACCTAACCCTGAACCACCAGTTGTAGATGAAGATGGAAGTGGACTGGACAATGGTGACGTCAAGCTCACCACGACTCCTGACATTCCTACCACCCAACGCAATAAAGTTACCACACCTCCCAAGATTACAACAGTCAAACCGACAAATCCAAAACCCAGTCTTCCACCTAATTCTGATACACCCAAAGAGACATCTTCAACGAGTGAGGAGACAGCAGTTGAAACTAAAGAGACTCCTATAACGAATAAACAGACttcaaatagagaaaaagagaagactacTTCACCTAAAGAGAAACAAAGTGCAGAGAAAATACCTGCTAAAGATTTTATACCCACATCCAAAGCTCCTAGTACATCTACACCAAAAGCTGAAACTACAACCAAATCTCCTGCTCCCACGACCACCAAGAAACCTGTTCCCACTACCCCCAAGAAGCCTGCACCCACCACCAAAGAGCCTGCACCCACCGCCCCCAAGAAGCCTGTACCCACCACCAAAGAGCCTGCACCCACCACCCCCAAGAAGCCTGCACCCACCACCAAAGAGCCTGCATCCACCACCCCCAAGAAGCCTGCACCCACGACCAAAGAACCTGCACCCACCACCCCCAAGAAGTCTGCACCCACGACCAAAGAGCCTGCACCCACTACCCCCAAGAAGCCTGCACCCACGACCAAAGAGCCTGCACCCACCACTCCCAAGAAGCCTGCACCCACGACCAAAGAGCCTGCACCCTCCACCCCCAAGAAGCCTGCACCCACCACCAAAGAGCCTGCACCCACCACCCCCAAGAAGCCTGCACCCACGACCAAAGAGCCTGCATCCACCACCCCCAAGAAGCCTGCACCCACGACCAAAGAGCCTACACCCACCACCCCCAAGAAGCCTGCACCCACGACCAAAGAGCCTGCACCCACTACCCCCAAGAAGCCTGCACCCACCACCAAAGAGCCTACACCTACCAAGGAGTCTGCACCAATGGCCCCCACGGAGCCTGCACCCACCACCCCCAAGAAGTCTGCTCCCACCACTCCTAAGGAGCCTGCATCCACTACCACCAAAGAACCTCCACCCACAGCCCCCACGGAGCCTGCACTCACCACTCCAAAGGAGCCTACACCCACTGCCCCCAAGGAGGCTGCACCCACCACCCCCAACAAGCCTGCTTCTATTACCACCAAGGAACCTGCACCCACAGCCCCCAAGGAGCCTGCACCTACCACCCCCAAGGAACCTGCACCCACGGCCCCCAAGGAGGCTGCACCCACCACCCCCAACAAGCCTGCTCCTACTACCACCAAGGAACCTGTACCCACGGCCCCCAAGGAGCCTGCACCTACCACCCCCAAGGAACCTGCACCCATGGCCCCCACAGAGCCTGCACCCACCACTCCCAAGGAGCCTGTACCCACAGCCCCCAAGGAACCTGCTCCCAGCATTCCCAAGGAGCCTGCACCCATGGCCCCCACAGAGCCTGCACCCACCACTCCCAAGGAGCCTGCACCCACAGCCCCCAAGGAACCTGCTCCCAGCATTCCCAAGGAGCCTGCACCCACCGCTCCCAAGGAGCCTGCACCCACCGCCCCCAAGGAGCCTGCACCCACGGCCCCCAAAGAACCTGCTCCCAGCATTCCCAAGGAGCCTGCACCCACGGCCCCCAAAGAACCTGCTCCCAGCATTCCCAAGGAGCCTGCACCCACGGCCCCCAAAGAACCTGCTCCCAGCATTCCCAAGGAGCCTGCACCCACGGCCCCCAAAGAACCTGCTCCCAGCATTCCCAAGGAGCCTGCACCCACGGCCCCCAAAGAACCTGCTCCCAGCATTCCCAAGGAGCCTGCACCCACGGCCCCCAAAGAACCTGCTCCCAGCATTCCCAAGGAGCCTGCACCCACGGTCCCCAAGGAGACtgctcccaccaccaccaaggagCCCATCCCCAAACTTCTCAGGGAGCCCACTCCAGCTTCTCTTGAGACACCTGCTCCAACCAACTCAGAGGGCTCTACTACAACCACCATGGAGCCTCCCACTACTCCCGAAAACCCTGCTGAATCAACTCCTGAGTTTCCCAAAGAACCCACACCAAAGGCTCTTGAAAACAGTCCCAAAGAACCTGTTATACCTGTAACTGAGGCTCCTGGAGTGACCACACCTGAAATCACTACAACAGCTAaagacaaaacaacagaaaaagacatACACATGACACCTGGAATTATGGTCGCTGTACCTACATCAACTCCGACAGAAGAAAAGACCACTGATTCCAAAACAAGAACAACCACACAAGTAACATCAGCCACATCGTCCAAAAATACTCCTCAAGCCACAACTCTTGCACCCAAAGTAATGACTACAACAAAAAAGGCAACTACATCTGAAGAGACTATGAATAAACCTGAAGAAACCACAGCTGCGCCAAAAGACAGAGCTAATCCTAAAGTGTCAACTCCTAAATCCCAAAAGCCAACCAAAGCACCAAAAAAGCCCACTTCTACCAAAAAGCCAAACACGATACCTAAAGGGAGAAAACCAAAGACTACACCAACTCCCCCAAGGATGACTACATCGACAGTGCCCAAATTACACCCCACCTCTTCCACAAAAGCCATTCTCCAAACTACCACCAGCCCCAACCAAACACCTAACTCAGAAATAGTTGAAGTAAATCCAAATAAGGATGGAGATGCTGCAGGAGAAAAACCTCACGTGATCCTCAGGCCCCCTGTGTTAACTCCTATATTTATCCCAGGCACGGATATCTTAGTGAGAGGATCCAATCAAGACATTGCCATCAACTCCATGCTTTCAG atgaGACTAATTTATGCAACGGTAAGCCAGTAGATGGGCTGACTGCTTTGCGCAATGGAACATTAGTTGCATTTCGAG GTCATTATTTCTGGATGCTAAGTCCATTCAGTCCACCATCTCCAGCTCGTAAAATTACTGAAGTTTGGGGTATTCCCTCCCCCATTGATACTGTTTTTACTAGGTGCAACTGTGAAGGAAAAACTTTCTTCTTTAAg GATTCTCAGTACTGGCGTTTCACCAATGACATAAAAGATGCAGGGTATCCCAAACAAATTGTAAAAGGATTTGGAGGACTAAATGGAAAAATAGTGGCAGCTCTCTCCATAGCTAAATACAAGGAAAGACCTGaatctgtgtattttttcaaGAGAG GTGGCGGCATTCAGCAGTATATTTATAAACAGGAACCTGTCAGAAAGTGCACTGGTAGAAGGCCTGCTATCAATTATTCAGTGTATGGAGAAACAACACAGGTTAGGAGACGTCGCTTCGAACGCGCCATAGGACCTTCTCAAACACACACCATCAGAATTCGCTATTCACCCATCAGAGTCTCTTATCAAGACAAAG GTTTCCTCcataatgaagttaaaatgagtTTATACTGGAGAGGATTTCCAAATGTGGTTACTTCAGCTATAGCACTGCCCAACACCAGAAAACCTGATGGCTATGATTATTATGCCTTTTCTAAAG atCAATACTATAACATCGATGAACCAAGTAGAACAGCAAGAGTCATTACTACTCGTTCTGGGCGGACCTTGTCCAATGTCTGGTACAACTGTCCTTAG